The Nocardioides salarius genome includes a region encoding these proteins:
- a CDS encoding ISL3 family transposase, whose amino-acid sequence MRDASLWRALLGVDATAVIEGVEFNQDADSDGSLGGVLVAHVRPRRAKRGRCGVCGAPSSWYDPGEDRRRWRALDLGVIQVYLEADSPRVRCAVHGPTVRQVPWARHGAGHTRAFDQQVAWLATQCSKSAVTQLMRIAWRTVGSIITRVWADTAAGIDQFAGLRRIGIDEISYKRGHKYLTVVVDHDTGRLIWAQPGRDRETLGRFFDALEESSPGRCAQITHVSADGAQWISDVVAQRCPQAVRCADPFHVVGWATEALDVERRAAWNNARRAPGGTYGNGPGHGPQGRRHDATGRARGLKRARYALWKNPENLTTRQRAKLEWIAKTDPRLHRAYLLKEGLRVVFQLPYNQACEALDAWIAWARRCRLPSFVELQRRITKHRTSILAAIEHDLSNGRIESINTKIRLITRVAFGFRSPEALIALAMLNLGGHRPTLPGRT is encoded by the coding sequence GTGCGGGACGCCAGCCTATGGCGCGCCTTGTTGGGCGTCGATGCGACAGCGGTGATCGAGGGTGTCGAGTTCAACCAGGACGCCGATTCCGACGGGTCACTCGGGGGTGTCCTGGTCGCTCACGTGCGCCCACGTCGCGCCAAACGCGGCCGCTGCGGGGTGTGCGGGGCACCCAGCAGCTGGTACGACCCTGGCGAGGACCGCCGACGCTGGCGGGCCCTGGACCTCGGTGTCATCCAGGTGTACTTGGAAGCCGATTCGCCGCGGGTCCGGTGCGCAGTGCATGGCCCCACGGTCCGGCAGGTGCCCTGGGCACGCCACGGGGCCGGGCACACCCGTGCCTTTGATCAACAGGTCGCCTGGTTGGCCACGCAGTGCTCCAAGAGCGCGGTGACCCAGCTGATGCGCATCGCGTGGCGCACGGTGGGCTCGATCATCACCAGGGTGTGGGCCGACACCGCGGCCGGGATCGACCAGTTCGCCGGCCTGCGACGAATCGGCATCGATGAGATCTCCTACAAGCGCGGCCACAAGTACCTGACCGTGGTCGTCGACCACGACACCGGACGACTCATCTGGGCCCAGCCCGGACGCGACCGCGAGACCCTGGGCCGGTTCTTCGATGCTCTCGAGGAGTCCTCGCCCGGTCGGTGCGCTCAGATCACCCATGTCAGCGCCGACGGCGCGCAGTGGATCAGCGACGTGGTGGCGCAACGATGTCCCCAGGCGGTGCGCTGCGCTGATCCCTTCCACGTGGTGGGCTGGGCCACCGAGGCCCTCGACGTCGAACGCCGCGCAGCGTGGAACAACGCGCGTCGTGCCCCCGGCGGCACGTACGGCAACGGCCCCGGCCACGGCCCCCAAGGGCGACGACACGACGCGACCGGTCGCGCACGCGGCCTCAAACGTGCCCGCTACGCGCTGTGGAAGAACCCCGAGAACCTCACCACCCGTCAACGCGCCAAGCTTGAGTGGATCGCCAAGACCGATCCACGCCTCCACCGCGCCTACCTGCTCAAAGAAGGTCTGCGCGTGGTCTTCCAGCTGCCCTACAACCAAGCCTGCGAGGCCCTCGATGCCTGGATCGCCTGGGCCCGAAGATGCCGGCTTCCCTCCTTCGTCGAGCTGCAACGACGAATCACCAAGCACCGCACATCGATCCTGGCCGCCATCGAGCACGACCTGTCCAACGGACGCATCGAATCGATCAACACCAAGATCCGACTCATCACCCGCGTCGCCTTCGGATTCAGATCACCCGAAGCCCTCATCGCGCTGGCCATGCTCAACCTCGGCGGCCACCGGCCCACCCTCCCCGGGCGCACATGA
- a CDS encoding RNA polymerase sigma factor, which yields MSTHTTRDLGEFGEFGEFGEFARAQTPGLLGLAHALTGNPHDAWDLTQETVRMGERWGRTRFDEPAAYARTVMTRLNIDRLRRFRREVLVPGNHREDARVELVGELDGWLVEALATLSPRQRTALALRYVEDLDVRGIAARMGCAEGTVKAHLSRGTERLQAELARHRADPTRPSTQEATPR from the coding sequence ATGAGCACGCACACCACCCGCGACCTCGGGGAGTTCGGGGAGTTCGGGGAGTTCGGGGAGTTCGCGCGAGCACAGACCCCCGGGTTGCTCGGTCTCGCCCACGCCCTGACCGGCAACCCCCACGACGCCTGGGACCTCACCCAGGAGACCGTCCGGATGGGCGAGCGGTGGGGCCGCACCCGCTTCGACGAGCCCGCGGCGTACGCCCGCACCGTGATGACCCGGCTCAACATCGACAGGCTGCGGCGGTTCCGCCGTGAGGTGCTGGTGCCGGGGAACCACCGCGAGGACGCCCGCGTGGAGCTGGTCGGCGAGCTCGACGGCTGGCTCGTCGAGGCGTTGGCGACGCTCAGCCCCCGCCAGCGCACGGCGCTGGCGCTGCGCTACGTCGAGGACCTCGACGTCCGCGGCATCGCGGCTCGGATGGGCTGCGCCGAGGGCACCGTCAAGGCCCACCTGTCCCGCGGCACCGAGCGGCTCCAGGCCGAGCTGGCCCGCCACCGCGCCGACCCGACCCGTCCCAGCACCCAGGAAGCGACCCCGCGATGA
- a CDS encoding DUF7059 domain-containing protein: MSDLPHLLRDALVRADFTYDAVAELLGPRAHDALARNETTPALRRTARAGGSPLATLVRLFLLQVPVEAGQAEAALPGLVDRMCVEGLLEQSVGEVAARLDVRPYATEHAGPAGVGGVVTEHLWVVSDLTPGLDGAPQRVGADHVLGISPASTSLAQLTRREPVGRALDLGTGCGVQALHLARHSDSVVATDVNARALRLTRFNARLNDVAERVDVRDGSFFEPVAGDRFDLIATNPPFVISPATGERLVYRDSGLPGDRVVEDIVRTAPDHLAPGGWCQVLANWVISEDQPWDERLGAWLRDDVDALVVQREVLDPASYVELWLKDSGHHPSTGSATAAATADYRRRYDTWLSWMEEQRIEAVGFGWVNLHLREDRAATPARELLSWPYEVEQPIAPAISAWGAAARLDVDAGTRLVTRPDVQQETLGAPGAEDPETIVLRQQTGLRRARTADTVVAALVGACDGDLEVGQILDALAELLDLDPTATREDYLPVVRELVREGYLTPA; the protein is encoded by the coding sequence GTGAGCGACCTCCCCCACCTGCTGCGCGACGCGCTGGTCCGTGCCGACTTCACCTACGACGCCGTGGCCGAGCTGCTGGGGCCGCGCGCCCACGACGCGCTGGCACGCAACGAGACGACCCCGGCGCTGCGGCGTACGGCGCGGGCGGGCGGGTCGCCGCTGGCCACGCTGGTGCGCCTCTTCCTCCTGCAGGTGCCGGTCGAGGCCGGCCAGGCCGAGGCGGCCCTGCCGGGGCTGGTGGACCGGATGTGCGTCGAGGGCCTGCTCGAGCAGTCGGTCGGCGAGGTCGCCGCCCGCCTCGACGTGCGGCCCTACGCCACCGAGCACGCCGGGCCCGCGGGCGTCGGCGGGGTGGTCACCGAGCACCTGTGGGTGGTCTCCGACCTGACCCCGGGCCTCGACGGAGCGCCGCAGCGGGTCGGCGCCGACCACGTGCTCGGCATCAGCCCGGCCTCGACGTCGCTGGCCCAGCTGACCCGTCGCGAGCCGGTCGGCCGGGCGCTCGACCTCGGCACCGGGTGCGGCGTCCAGGCGTTGCACCTGGCCCGCCACAGCGACAGCGTGGTCGCCACCGACGTCAACGCCCGCGCGCTGCGCCTGACCCGCTTCAACGCCCGGCTCAACGACGTCGCCGAGCGCGTCGACGTGCGCGACGGGTCGTTCTTCGAGCCCGTGGCCGGTGACCGCTTCGACCTGATCGCCACCAACCCTCCGTTCGTGATCTCGCCGGCCACCGGCGAGCGGCTGGTCTACCGCGACTCCGGGCTGCCCGGCGACCGGGTCGTCGAGGACATCGTGCGCACCGCGCCCGACCACCTAGCCCCCGGCGGCTGGTGCCAGGTGCTGGCCAACTGGGTGATCAGCGAGGACCAGCCGTGGGACGAGCGGCTCGGCGCGTGGCTGCGCGACGACGTCGACGCGCTGGTGGTCCAGCGCGAGGTGCTCGACCCGGCGTCGTACGTCGAGCTGTGGCTCAAGGACTCCGGCCACCACCCCTCGACCGGCTCGGCCACCGCGGCGGCCACCGCCGACTACCGGCGCCGCTACGACACCTGGCTGTCGTGGATGGAGGAGCAGCGCATCGAGGCCGTCGGCTTCGGCTGGGTCAACCTGCACCTGCGCGAGGACCGCGCGGCCACGCCCGCCCGCGAGCTGCTGTCGTGGCCCTACGAGGTCGAGCAGCCGATCGCGCCGGCGATCTCGGCGTGGGGCGCCGCCGCGCGGCTCGACGTCGACGCCGGCACGCGGCTGGTGACCCGGCCCGACGTGCAGCAGGAGACGCTGGGCGCACCCGGCGCCGAGGACCCAGAGACCATCGTGCTGCGCCAGCAGACCGGCCTGCGCCGCGCCCGCACCGCCGACACGGTCGTGGCCGCCCTGGTCGGTGCCTGCGACGGAGACCTCGAGGTCGGCCAGATCCTCGACGCCCTCGCCGAGCTGCTCGACCTCGACCCCACCGCCACCCGCGAGGACTACCTGCCGGTCGTGCGCGAGCTGGTCCGCGAGGGCTACCTCACCCCCGCCTGA
- a CDS encoding sodium-translocating pyrophosphatase: protein MTGFVPAVVSVTGGDLVLVIVVALIALGALAMAAMFRQEVLSAAEGTDNMKTIARAVQEGATAYLTRQFRTLAIFAGIAFFALLLLPADDAVVRIFRSVAFLGGAGFSAAVGYLGMNLAVQANLRVAAAAESQGRDPAMHIGFRTGATVGMLTVGLGLLGASLVVIFFQDDAPKVLEGFGFGAALLAMFMRVGGGIFTKAADVGADLVGKVENNIPEDDPRNAATIADNVGDNVGDCAGMAADLFESYAVTLVAALILGSQAFGDKGLVYPLLIPAIGALTAVAGVYLCQPRAGESGLTTINRAFYISAAIGAVGSVLLSFVYLPGEWSELGVGVEAAVSPPVFASLSVVIGIVLAAAILSLTGYYTGTEHRPVQDVGKTSLTGAATVILSGLAVGFESAVYTAFVIGAAVFGAALIGGEVALFAVALAGCGLLTTVGVIVAMDTFGPVSDNAQGIAEMSGDVSPEGAQILTELDAVGNTTKAITKGIAIATAVLAASALFASYTQDAFEKFTEVASEADIAPFYEGFWVFDAKVLVGALLGAGVVFLFSGLAINAVGRAAGAVVYEVRRQFREIPGIMEGTGRPEYGKVVDIVTKDSLRELATPGILAILAPIAVGFGLGVAPLAGFLAGAIATGTLMAVFLANAGGAWDNAKKLVEDGHHGGKGSPAHEATVIGDTVGDPFKDTAGPAINPLLKVMNLVSLLIVAAIVEMSYGEGENDVLRISIALVATAVIAGAVYVSKQRSTVIGDDQPAPAGPSSPGSSGSTGPSTA, encoded by the coding sequence ATGACGGGGTTCGTTCCCGCTGTCGTGTCCGTCACCGGTGGGGACCTCGTCCTGGTCATCGTCGTCGCACTGATCGCGCTCGGCGCGCTCGCGATGGCAGCGATGTTCAGGCAAGAGGTCCTCTCCGCCGCTGAGGGCACCGACAACATGAAGACCATCGCCCGAGCGGTCCAGGAAGGAGCCACCGCCTACCTGACCCGCCAGTTCCGCACCCTCGCCATCTTCGCGGGCATCGCGTTCTTCGCGCTGCTGCTGCTGCCGGCCGACGACGCCGTGGTGCGGATCTTCCGCTCCGTGGCCTTCCTGGGCGGCGCCGGCTTCTCGGCGGCCGTGGGCTACCTCGGCATGAACCTCGCGGTGCAGGCCAACCTGCGCGTGGCCGCGGCGGCCGAGTCGCAGGGGCGCGACCCCGCGATGCACATCGGCTTCCGCACCGGCGCCACCGTCGGCATGCTGACGGTCGGCCTGGGCCTGCTGGGCGCGAGCCTCGTGGTGATCTTCTTCCAGGACGACGCACCCAAGGTGCTCGAGGGCTTCGGCTTCGGCGCCGCCCTGCTGGCGATGTTCATGCGGGTCGGCGGCGGCATCTTCACCAAGGCCGCCGACGTGGGCGCCGACCTGGTCGGCAAGGTCGAGAACAACATCCCCGAGGACGACCCGCGCAACGCCGCCACCATCGCCGACAACGTCGGCGACAACGTCGGCGACTGCGCCGGCATGGCCGCCGACCTCTTCGAGTCCTACGCCGTCACCCTGGTCGCGGCGCTGATCCTCGGCTCGCAGGCCTTCGGCGACAAGGGCCTGGTCTACCCGCTGCTGATCCCCGCCATCGGCGCCCTGACCGCGGTGGCCGGCGTCTACCTGTGCCAGCCGCGGGCCGGCGAGAGCGGCCTGACCACGATCAACCGGGCGTTCTACATCTCCGCGGCCATCGGTGCCGTCGGCTCGGTGCTGCTGTCGTTCGTCTACCTGCCCGGCGAGTGGTCCGAGCTCGGGGTCGGGGTGGAGGCCGCGGTCAGCCCGCCGGTCTTCGCCTCGCTGTCGGTGGTGATCGGCATCGTGCTGGCCGCCGCCATCCTCTCGTTGACCGGCTACTACACCGGCACCGAGCACCGCCCGGTCCAGGACGTCGGCAAGACCTCCCTGACCGGCGCGGCGACCGTGATCCTCTCCGGCCTGGCCGTCGGCTTCGAGTCGGCGGTCTACACCGCCTTCGTCATCGGCGCGGCCGTCTTCGGTGCCGCGCTGATCGGCGGCGAGGTGGCGCTGTTCGCCGTCGCGCTGGCCGGCTGCGGCCTGCTCACGACCGTCGGCGTCATCGTCGCGATGGACACCTTCGGCCCGGTCTCCGACAACGCCCAGGGCATCGCGGAGATGTCCGGCGACGTCAGCCCGGAGGGCGCGCAGATCCTCACCGAGCTCGACGCGGTCGGCAACACCACCAAGGCCATCACCAAGGGCATCGCGATCGCCACGGCCGTGCTGGCCGCCAGCGCACTGTTCGCGTCGTACACGCAGGACGCCTTCGAGAAGTTCACCGAGGTCGCCAGCGAGGCCGACATCGCGCCGTTCTACGAGGGCTTCTGGGTCTTCGACGCCAAGGTCCTGGTCGGTGCGCTCCTCGGCGCCGGCGTGGTCTTCCTCTTCTCGGGCCTGGCGATCAACGCCGTGGGCCGGGCGGCGGGCGCGGTGGTCTACGAGGTGCGCCGCCAGTTCCGCGAGATCCCCGGGATCATGGAGGGCACCGGTCGTCCCGAGTACGGCAAGGTCGTCGACATCGTCACCAAGGACTCGCTGCGCGAGCTGGCGACGCCGGGCATCCTGGCGATCCTGGCGCCGATCGCGGTCGGCTTCGGCCTCGGTGTGGCCCCGCTGGCCGGCTTCCTGGCCGGTGCGATCGCCACCGGCACCCTGATGGCGGTCTTCCTGGCCAACGCCGGTGGGGCCTGGGACAACGCCAAGAAGCTGGTCGAGGACGGCCACCACGGTGGCAAGGGCTCGCCGGCCCACGAGGCGACGGTCATCGGTGACACCGTCGGCGACCCCTTCAAGGACACCGCCGGGCCGGCCATCAACCCGCTGCTCAAGGTGATGAACCTGGTCTCGCTGCTGATCGTGGCCGCCATCGTCGAGATGTCCTACGGCGAGGGCGAGAACGACGTGCTGCGCATCTCGATCGCGCTGGTCGCGACCGCGGTGATCGCGGGCGCGGTCTATGTCTCCAAGCAGCGCTCGACGGTCATCGGCGACGACCAGCCGGCCCCGGCCGGCCCGTCGTCGCCCGGGTCCTCCGGCTCGACCGGGCCGTCCACGGCCTGA
- a CDS encoding anti-sigma factor antagonist: MDLTLATRDADGKTIVAVGGEIDVYTAPKLRDKITELVAAGVYDIVVDMEAVEFLDSTGLGVLVGGLKKVRAHDGSLELVCTQDRLLKIFRITGLAKVFVIHESADAALAGG, encoded by the coding sequence GTGGACCTCACCCTTGCCACACGCGATGCCGATGGCAAGACCATCGTTGCGGTCGGCGGGGAGATCGACGTCTACACCGCTCCCAAGCTGCGCGACAAGATCACCGAGCTGGTCGCTGCCGGCGTCTACGACATCGTCGTCGACATGGAGGCCGTCGAGTTCCTCGACTCCACCGGGTTGGGCGTGCTGGTCGGCGGGCTGAAGAAGGTCCGCGCCCACGACGGGTCGCTCGAGCTGGTCTGCACCCAGGACCGGCTGCTGAAGATCTTCCGGATCACCGGCCTCGCCAAGGTCTTCGTCATCCACGAGTCGGCCGACGCCGCGCTAGCGGGCGGCTGA
- a CDS encoding DEAD/DEAH box helicase, protein MERLAALPSRQGRLTHLERLPARSGRPAPWPAWADPGVVAALGRRGVAQPWEHQVEAAEAAYAGQHVVVSTGTASGKSLAFQLPALTTLLGARGRRGQRGATTLYLAPTKALAQDQLASLRGLDLGLRATTHDGDSGRDQRDWARDHAEYVLTNPDMLHRSLLPGHEHWHHFWRTLRYVVVDECHHYRGVFGAHVAQVLRRLRRVCAAHGSSPTFVLASATVAEPATTAARLTGLPVHAVTDDASPRGSVALGLWEPPLTSYAGENGAPVRRAASSETADLLTDLVVEGVRTLAFVRSRRGAEQVAMTAAALLAEVDPALAGRVASYRGGYLPEERRAIEQQLRAGDLLGLAATNALELGIDVSGLDAVLMAGFPGTRAALWQQVGRAGRGARDASAVLVARDDPLDTYLVHHPEALFGRPVEASVFDESNPYVLGPHLCAAAQEQALTEADLPLFGPTARGVVDQLVAAGLLRRRSHGWFWTDRRRAADLADIRSAGGRPVQLVEAGTGRVVGTVDAGSAHGTAHPGAVYLHRGETYLVTSLDLEESVAVIERAEPDHTTSAREVTDISVVAEREHTDWGRCRLSLGEVAVSHQVVSYLLRRQPGGEVVGEEPLDLPERTLRTTAVWWSVPDDVLEDAGLDPGDLPGAAHAAEHCSIGLLPLFATCDRWDIGGVSTARHPDTGVLTVFVHDGHPGGAGFAERGYRTAHAWLTATREAIVSCECEAGCPSCIQSPKCGNQNNPLDKAGAARLLEVLLAGAQERAGAMA, encoded by the coding sequence GTGGAGCGGCTGGCCGCGCTGCCCTCGCGGCAGGGCCGGTTGACGCACCTGGAGCGGCTCCCGGCCCGATCGGGGCGTCCGGCGCCGTGGCCGGCCTGGGCCGACCCCGGGGTCGTCGCGGCCCTCGGGCGGCGCGGGGTGGCGCAGCCGTGGGAGCACCAGGTCGAGGCCGCGGAGGCGGCGTACGCCGGGCAGCACGTGGTGGTCTCGACCGGCACCGCCTCGGGCAAGTCGCTGGCCTTCCAGCTGCCCGCGCTGACCACCCTTCTGGGTGCCCGCGGGCGACGCGGCCAGCGCGGCGCCACGACGCTCTACCTGGCACCGACCAAGGCCCTGGCCCAGGACCAGCTGGCCTCGTTGCGGGGCCTCGACCTGGGCCTGCGGGCGACCACCCACGACGGCGACTCGGGGCGCGACCAGCGCGACTGGGCGCGCGACCACGCCGAGTACGTGCTGACCAACCCCGACATGCTGCACCGCAGCCTGCTGCCCGGCCACGAGCACTGGCACCACTTCTGGCGCACCCTGCGCTACGTGGTCGTCGACGAGTGCCACCACTACCGCGGCGTGTTCGGCGCCCACGTCGCGCAGGTGCTGCGCCGGCTGCGGCGGGTCTGCGCCGCGCACGGCTCGTCGCCGACCTTCGTGCTGGCCTCCGCGACGGTCGCGGAGCCGGCGACCACCGCCGCGCGGCTCACGGGGCTGCCCGTGCACGCCGTCACCGACGACGCCTCGCCACGCGGCTCGGTGGCGCTGGGCCTGTGGGAGCCGCCCCTGACGTCGTACGCCGGCGAGAACGGCGCGCCCGTGCGTCGCGCGGCGTCGTCGGAGACCGCCGACCTGCTGACCGACCTGGTCGTCGAGGGCGTGCGCACCCTGGCCTTCGTGCGCTCGCGGCGCGGCGCCGAGCAGGTGGCGATGACCGCGGCGGCGCTGCTGGCGGAGGTGGACCCGGCGCTGGCCGGGCGGGTCGCGTCGTACCGCGGCGGCTACCTGCCCGAGGAGCGGCGCGCGATCGAGCAGCAGCTGCGCGCCGGCGACCTGCTGGGCCTGGCCGCCACCAACGCGCTCGAGCTCGGCATCGACGTCAGCGGCCTCGACGCGGTGCTGATGGCGGGCTTCCCCGGCACCCGGGCGGCCCTGTGGCAGCAGGTCGGCCGCGCCGGGCGCGGCGCACGCGACGCCTCGGCGGTGCTGGTGGCGCGCGACGACCCGCTCGACACCTACCTGGTGCACCACCCCGAGGCGCTCTTCGGGCGACCGGTCGAGGCGAGCGTCTTCGACGAGTCGAACCCCTACGTGCTGGGGCCCCACCTGTGCGCCGCGGCCCAGGAGCAGGCGCTGACCGAGGCCGACCTGCCGCTCTTCGGTCCGACCGCGCGAGGCGTCGTCGACCAGCTGGTGGCGGCCGGGCTGCTGCGCCGGCGCTCCCACGGCTGGTTCTGGACCGACCGTCGGCGCGCCGCCGACCTGGCCGACATCCGCTCCGCGGGCGGACGACCGGTGCAGCTGGTCGAGGCCGGCACGGGGCGGGTGGTCGGCACCGTCGACGCCGGCAGCGCCCACGGCACCGCCCACCCCGGCGCGGTCTACCTGCACCGGGGCGAGACCTACCTGGTCACGTCGCTGGACCTCGAGGAGTCGGTGGCCGTCATCGAGCGCGCGGAGCCCGACCACACCACCTCGGCGCGCGAGGTCACCGACATCAGCGTCGTCGCCGAGCGCGAGCACACCGACTGGGGCCGGTGCCGGCTCTCGCTGGGCGAGGTGGCCGTGAGCCACCAGGTCGTCTCCTACCTGCTGCGCCGCCAGCCCGGGGGCGAGGTCGTCGGGGAGGAGCCCCTGGACCTGCCCGAGCGCACGCTGCGCACCACCGCGGTGTGGTGGAGCGTGCCCGACGACGTGCTCGAGGACGCCGGGCTCGACCCCGGCGACCTGCCGGGGGCCGCGCACGCGGCCGAGCACTGCTCGATCGGGCTGCTGCCGCTCTTCGCGACCTGCGACCGGTGGGACATCGGAGGGGTCTCCACCGCGCGGCACCCCGACACCGGGGTGCTGACGGTCTTCGTGCACGACGGCCACCCGGGCGGGGCCGGCTTCGCCGAGCGCGGCTACCGCACCGCCCACGCCTGGCTCACCGCGACCCGCGAGGCGATCGTCTCGTGCGAGTGCGAGGCCGGCTGCCCCTCCTGCATCCAGTCGCCCAAGTGCGGCAACCAGAACAACCCCCTCGACAAGGCCGGAGCGGCACGGCTGCTCGAGGTGCTGCTCGCCGGGGCGCAGGAGCGCGCCGGGGCGATGGCCTAG
- a CDS encoding Rv3654c family TadE-like protein, with the protein MTLPRGSPGSRGAATVLGVAMAGLLLLLGVALAELGAVVVAHRRAQAAADLAALAGASTRSDPCAAAERVARGNGAQLVSCTPDAAVARPAVLVTVRVDAPPGLDRVLVIEGHARAGPGP; encoded by the coding sequence GTGACGCTTCCACGGGGCTCACCGGGCTCACGGGGCGCGGCCACCGTGCTCGGGGTCGCGATGGCCGGTCTGCTCCTGCTGCTGGGCGTGGCTCTCGCCGAGCTGGGCGCCGTGGTGGTGGCGCACCGGCGTGCCCAGGCGGCCGCCGACCTGGCCGCCCTCGCGGGCGCGAGCACCCGCAGCGACCCGTGCGCGGCGGCCGAGCGGGTCGCCCGCGGCAACGGCGCCCAGCTGGTCTCGTGCACGCCCGACGCCGCGGTTGCTCGGCCCGCGGTGCTGGTCACCGTGCGGGTCGACGCACCGCCCGGCCTCGACCGGGTGCTGGTGATCGAGGGCCACGCCCGGGCCGGCCCGGGGCCGTGA
- a CDS encoding TadE family type IV pilus minor pilin, translating into MTAELAMVLPLLLAVVVAMTWLLSVGLAQLRTVDAARETARALARGDDESRAVELGARVAPAGSRVAVTRTDGTVVVTVSGTVTGPGGLLGSLPGAEVSATATALEEAP; encoded by the coding sequence GTGACCGCGGAGCTGGCGATGGTGCTGCCGCTGCTGCTCGCGGTCGTGGTGGCCATGACCTGGTTGCTCAGCGTGGGGCTGGCCCAGCTCCGCACGGTGGACGCGGCCCGCGAGACCGCCCGGGCGCTGGCCCGCGGTGACGACGAGTCGCGCGCGGTGGAGCTCGGGGCGCGGGTGGCGCCCGCCGGCAGCCGGGTCGCGGTCACCCGCACCGACGGCACCGTCGTGGTCACCGTGAGCGGCACCGTCACCGGTCCCGGCGGGCTCCTCGGCTCGCTGCCCGGCGCCGAGGTCTCGGCGACCGCGACCGCGCTGGAGGAGGCGCCGTGA
- a CDS encoding DUF4244 domain-containing protein produces the protein MARHDQTPTHQTRTGPTRRGRLRRRMAAGRGQDGITTAEYAVGTAAGAGLAGLLYTMLTGGFGDQLLTTLFDHVLGLLGIG, from the coding sequence GTGGCCCGACACGACCAGACCCCCACCCACCAGACCCGCACCGGCCCGACCCGCCGTGGTCGGCTCCGCCGCCGCATGGCGGCCGGCCGCGGCCAGGACGGCATCACCACGGCCGAGTACGCCGTCGGCACCGCGGCCGGCGCGGGCCTGGCCGGCCTGCTCTACACGATGCTCACCGGCGGGTTCGGTGACCAGCTGCTGACCACGTTGTTCGACCACGTGCTCGGCCTGCTGGGCATCGGGTGA
- a CDS encoding type II secretion system F family protein has translation MSPWAVALVAAASILLALPPARGRLGVVPVGSATGRPTSADGWMRRHRLLLAGAAAAVGPTLLGGATGAVVGPVVAVVVWVLVGRSEPPAARRRREQVRRDLPHLVGLLAVALRSGAAPGEAVAVACAALPGPAAEHLVVLTSRLGLGVDPGTVWRDVAQDPLLAPLGRALARAHTSGSSVVEAVEDLADALARESRADAEDLARSVGVRAAVPLGVCLLPAFVLVGIVPLAAGLMRTIL, from the coding sequence GTGAGCCCCTGGGCGGTCGCGCTGGTGGCCGCGGCCTCGATCCTCCTCGCCCTGCCTCCGGCCCGCGGCAGGCTCGGCGTCGTGCCCGTCGGGTCCGCCACGGGTCGGCCGACCAGCGCCGACGGGTGGATGCGGCGCCACCGGCTGCTGCTGGCCGGGGCTGCCGCGGCGGTCGGCCCGACGCTCCTCGGTGGGGCCACCGGTGCCGTCGTGGGGCCAGTGGTGGCAGTGGTGGTCTGGGTGCTGGTCGGCCGGTCCGAGCCGCCGGCGGCGCGTCGTCGTCGCGAGCAGGTGCGGCGCGACCTGCCGCACCTGGTCGGGCTGCTGGCGGTGGCGCTGCGCTCGGGCGCGGCGCCCGGCGAGGCGGTCGCGGTCGCCTGCGCGGCGCTGCCGGGGCCGGCGGCCGAGCACCTGGTCGTGCTGACCTCGAGGCTGGGCCTGGGCGTCGACCCGGGCACCGTGTGGCGCGACGTGGCGCAGGACCCGCTGCTGGCTCCGTTGGGCAGGGCGCTGGCCAGGGCCCACACCAGCGGCTCGTCGGTCGTCGAGGCCGTCGAGGACCTCGCCGACGCGCTGGCCCGCGAGTCGCGTGCCGACGCCGAGGACCTGGCGCGCTCGGTAGGGGTGCGGGCCGCGGTGCCGCTGGGTGTGTGCCTGCTGCCCGCGTTCGTCCTGGTCGGCATCGTGCCCCTCGCGGCAGGGCTGATGCGCACGATCCTGTGA